The region GTTTTAACTGGCCagaccaccgccaccacgtcGCCGTCTCGTTTCGTCCTCGAGCGCGagaggaggcgaggcggcgtcggTCGTTTCACGCAGGTCAAGGAGACCGCGCGCGATCCCTTTGCAATTAAACAGGTCGTCTCTCTCGGTTtctctcgtcgtcgtcggctccTCCTGCCCTCGCGACGTGTATCGGCCGGTTAATGCACTGTAGATTTGCAGGTGCAGGTTATGGGTGTCGAGCAACCTatctatagataaaaaataatttataaataaaacatatatatttatatatatatatattgtttataaataatatgtatgtTTGTGGTGATcgaaatgctaaaaaataaattataattaataaactataaaatcatattaaaaatcTGAATTTTGCCTTaaaagcagaagcaaaaagatgaactATTTTTGGGAGATGTACGTATTACTGgttgatgaaagattatttgattaatAGCCAATTAATAGTATaatcaataaaattaattactataaaattaaaaatagtcaggtgataatgttttttataaatatatttaacagttTTGGAGTGCCCTTAAAATCAAGAAATAATGTGTACTAAAAGAAGCTACGTACTCGGCTGGTGCTCCCTGGCGCAGCGAGGCAGCGACCATACATGTATAGTACTCTGCAGCTGGGCTCTCTGTTGGAATGGGGGGTCGCACCGACGTCGATGCACTGCCACGGGTCTCCATTGAAGCCGGAAGTTGGAGCATATTTATGGACGATAACGACGCTCTAACTGCACTGCACAGCTACATGTCTCTTGGTCGTGCTATACGCTCCAAAGTAAAGTATTACATCCGTTACGTCCATTTTATACGGTGTTTAAATATATctgttttataaaattttacgtTGTGAAACTGAGAGATTACTtctcataattaaaaataataatatgcgCCTCataaatgaggaaaaaaaggtaaatCAAGGAGGTGATAGCCaaaccatatatttataaataaaaaataatttatgaacgaAACTTTTATGTGTGTATTTCTAgtgatctaaatttaagtgtaaaatttaaattttagcttatgagTATaggcgaaaagatgagatgtAAGTATGTCTCTCTCTCAGTGGGATTTGAAGGAACAAATATACTACTGCTATACTGGAGTATAGCCTAATAAAGATCCAATAAGGCCCTGTCTAGttaccaatttttttcaaaaaaccatcacatcaaatctttggacatctaaataaagcattaaatatagataaatcaaaaaactaattgcatagttacggaagaaatcttgagacgaatcttttgagcctaattagaaagtgattagccataaatgctacggtaaccaatgtgctaatgacggattaattaggctcaaaaaatccgTCGCGCGGTTTCCAGCCggaatatgaaatttgttttataattagactacgtttaatacttcaaatatatataaaaacatgatatgatatttttacagattctttttacaaactaaacaccacctaaatcaCTATATGGACCTCTCTTGTCAATACGTCGGTCATTGTTTACCATATAGTTTCGTCTCAAAAttgttgtttttcctttttccggATAGTCAAAGATCTTGGTCCAAAATTAGGATGAAGGGTCACATCACACAATTCAATTGAGATGATGGGGTAGGGTAACAGCTTGTCGAGAAAATTTCGTACGATACTAAATGCATGTTAAATGAAGATCTGTTTTGTGTGATCCACcgagaagaaaatatatgaatcAGGACCGTTCTAATATGCTAATGGCTACATCATGGATGAGGTAAAGGTAACATTCTGAACATtgaatttatatgattttcataaaaagaaaatttaagtcttttaatttttcttgaaAGTCCTTATGGCCGAAGAGGCTTGTTCCCTAAAAGTAGGGGAAAAAAGAGACTACTTTCTAGCAACTTGCAACAACTCTTTAATAGCAAATGCTGGTAACAAAATGAATGAAACCACTTCGGCCTTTCTGGACGACTAGCTGCATCCATGATCTATCACAATGATAGTTAGGTTGTTCCCAATCTAATGATTAGGATAGTgtttataacattaaataaattatcacttaggataaaagatgatatgacaagtgaataaatgaggaaagagaatgaaaccatatCTTGTATAagatatggtttctacacaacatccaagatatcatgtgagataagtagcattaaattaaagtatggAATAGTGATGTTTGCATTGAAAGAGTAgttctagtactagtttcttgataatAGAGAGTTTATGAAAACTGTTATGGGTTAGAAATGTCATAAAAGATGTCTCCAATTTGAACGCTCATTTTCTAACCATGTTCTATTACTGCTATTCCCCTAGCGAGTTGACCTACGACCAAGAGCATTCATGTCTTCATGTTACCCTAGTGTGGGCCCACGTCTCAGTTCTTCCTCTCAACGATTATTAGCCCATAGTTTAGCCCAGCAAGGTGAAACACATCAGAAGGTTAATGAGGAATTTGATGGGGCTTCGAGCCGCCTGCTGATTGAAGGGGCTTTTGCAAAGTCAAAATTAGGTTACAGAAAGATCCAAACCCAGAGCCCACAATCTTCTCCTTAACATTACTGTATGTCCATGTGTTTGTCCTTTGTTACCAACTCCACACGTACTACTTACTACCCACCTTAGTTACAGAAAACCTAACCGTTAGATTAGTTAGGGCACAGTAGTACGGCACACACTTGCCCTTTGTTTGTTGCTCTCAAGGCATTGGTTTGTTCAAAAGAGAATTCTTACCggtgagatgagatgagaaagGGGTTGATCAGCCAACTGATggctataaaatatctatagtcaacttaatagtcaattcatacgaTAGCTATAGACTACATAAATAACATTCGGCTCCACctgtcatatacatatatgtcttGAAGTTCGTGTTAtaactggctataaatctgtagcttGTTgcccttctcttctctttttgtcaccttaaaatatatttatagctggttGATAGTGTAGCACCTGCTCTTAGAAAAGAACTAAGAAAGTGATTTAAGATTATTGTCTTCCATTACGCCGATGTTCCATGTCTCCGGGGGTAGGCTAGGCTTGTGGCACATCTAGCAGTGCACAAAACTGCACTAATCATGCATACCTACCATCTTCTTGTGTTTACGCATCTCGATTAGCAACCGGACTGCTGGAGTGGTTTCAGAAATGACGGAGCCAATTGACCGTGCGGAGTACTCCTGCGATGTCATGTGTGTTTAATTCGGGTTCTTCGGTGTTGTTTAgattaacaaaatttttacgagaagtgtcacgtcaaatgtttgatcggatattggaaggggttttcggacacgaataaaaaaacgaatttaacggctagcctagaaaccgcgagacgaatcttttgagcctaattaatccgtcattaacacatattggttactgtagcacttatgactaatcatgggctaattaggcttaaaagatttgtctcaagatttcttccataactatgtaattagtttttttgttcatttatgattcatgttttatttaggtgtctaaaaattcgatgtaatgtttttttaaaaaaattgaactaatCAAGGCCTTCGTCGTCCATTCACAGGAGAACGACATTACGAAAATCGATGTGGGCCTCCAGCAGCATGTGTCATCGAATTTGTTGAAAAATATGCCTCTATATTAaaagtataaatttaatatatcacttaaacttaaaagtataaaaaataccGTTTGATTTAGCAGCAGCAAATCGGCCAAAAGTtcagtaaaaatattaaaccacTACAGTTCTTGAGTCACAGTGACTTaattcgttttatattataatatattttaataaatatgatatatatattctataaatttaaagaggATCATAACATCTTATTATAACGTTGAAACAGAGGAAATGCATGCTTTCTAATTAAAATCCTGGTGCCCGCACTTACAATTTAGTGATCATATTAGGCGTTcctttgaaaaataattgagtACCTTtctgatatatatttattacaagATGAGGCCGTGAGGTCATCTATGGGAAAAATGCTTTCAAATTGTTTCGTACTTAGGGCTTTTATTAGAGGGCCGTTAGGTAAAAATTTTCCCTTCTGCATAGCGTAACTCaataagtttgaccaaatttatataaaaatatatatccatatcatcaaaatagtttcattaaatgctcatgatatatattttatactatattattttgtttgtaaaatgTTGACACATTTTCATATAAActtgatgaaacaaaaaaatgtttaacttAGGTTAAACAAAAGCAACTATTATATAGAACAGAGAGATTGCGTGAATATGAACTTGGATTGTCAAATCAAGgttgtatttcttttttcttttttctttacatATGTGAACATACATATGTCTTCCTGGTTATAATTCATAGTACCATCATTTCGCTTCTATTTATGCttccaagccaaaatttgagttttcaaccttaaattcgTAGTTGAGTTTGGGATATTTTCGCCGCGTCTATTTTTCggtctttgtttttatatcgataaaaacatatatataaaagtttttatttataaattatttttcgtttgcaaatatgttgttttcaaTCATCCCCACTCTTAATCAACTTTTATCACAATGCAATAGATGACTAATGATTCTGAAACATGATATAATTATGTCCCAAGCagtgatttatatttttctacaataaaacgtaaaaaatccaaaagaaatttatttctaaaatttgaatcttttCTCTATGCTGTCAACGTTCCTGCAGCATTATGTTATTATCTTGTCGATAGAAATACTAGCGATGACACTTAGCAATTCACTATAAATATCCAGTCATATGGTCAAAAGGTTTATttccttattaaaaaaagtttaaatttaaatttgaaagatTCAAGGACACATGTAATGTTCAAATATGTCACGGAGTCAGATGGTGCTAGTACTATCTCCATCTAAAAAAAGTTTAGTTTTAGCATGTCTCGTGTACAAAGCTACCAATACAAAAATGCCCTACGTTTTTCTCAAACTCCAATGCATTTATCTCTCACTTTACCAAACTCTAAATAATGATTGTTTTAAAATGAAGCTTTTGTGAGATAGACataaaacctaaaaataaaatattttgaaacggattTAGTACCGTTGAGTTGTCCTGGgaaggattaaaaaaaattcctcttcaatttcataaatttcatttagggggtgtttagattgtgaaaatttttggaagaagtgtcacgtcaaatgtttgaccggatgttggaaggggtttttggacacgaatgaaaaaacaaatttcacggctagcctggaaaccgcgagacggatcttttgagcctaattaatcgtcattagcacatgttgtttactgtagcacttatgactaattatggactaattaggctcaaaagattcgtctcaagatttcttccataactgtgtaattagttttttggttcatctatatttaatgctttatttagatatccaaaaattcaataagatgttttttaaaaaaatttaggaactaaacaaggcttaCTCCATctggcctcctcccctccattttctctccctctccccccacATTATGGATCCATCCTCCCCTATACATTgactccctctccctctcttctcctctctctctctctcttgatttcttctctctctctcgatcgatctcgaCGCACGCACCCTGTTCTTGCAAGTGCGCCAGCCAATCAACCACCTCGGTTTCTTTCCTCGTCTGTAAGGTCAAGCTCGCCGGAGTGACGAAGGATGAGCTGCTGTTCCTCCACTTGCGCCGTCTCCATTTCGAGAGGATGAAGACGGGATGCGGTGCAGGGAAGGAGATCGAGCCTAATTAAGGCCACGCCGCCATTGGTGGTGGGTGACCGGGTGAGCACGACGTAACCTCCTCCGGTTCTTGCCTGGGTTGCACGgcatcggcgtcggcgtcgagaTCGGagggccggccggcgccgccatgaGCCACTACACGATGCATGCGACCATCCACTACACTGCCCTGCCGCCCACGTCGCCGCTGCAGCTCCCGCTTCCCTAcctcccgcctccgcctccgccgccgtcgctgcagcctccgccgccgccgttgctggtgccgccgccggtgtcgTTTGACTCGACGTTCCAGAGCAGGATCAGCCCTAGCATCCTGCTCATCATCTTGATCTTGGCTGTTATCTTCTTTGTCTCCGGGCTGCTGCATCTCCTCGTCCGGTTCATCCTCCGCCCCGCGCCGCGTGACCCCGGCGACGCCGACAGCGGTGACGCCAACGTGACGGCCTTCCAGGGCCAGCTCCAGCAGCTGTTCCACCTCCACGACGCCGGCGTGGACCAGTCTTTCATCGACACGCTGCCGGTGTTCCTGtacggcgccgtcgtcggcgccggcaggAAGGACCCGTTCGACTGCGCGGTCTGCCTCTGTGAgttcgccgacgacgaccgtCTCCGGCTCCTCCCCAAGTGCAGCCACGCCTTCCACGTCGACTGCATCGACACGTGGCTGCTGTCGCACTCCACCTGCCCGCTCTGCCGCCgcagcctcctcgccgacttctCCCcctacggcggcggctgcagcCCGCTGCTGTTCGTGCTCGAGTCCGGCTCGGAGGGCTCCGTCTCTGATCGCCTCGACGCGGCGTCGTCGGCTCATCTCAGCCTCGTCATGGAGCAAGAAGAAGCAGAGCCGGAACAGAAGCATGCAGAGGTGGCGGACAAGGCAGACGAGGTGGTCGTCTCCGTCAAGCTCGGCAAGTTCAGGAGCCAGGCCACTGAAGCAggcggcatcggcggcggtggcagctgcagcgccgccgccaaccccGAGCAGGACGTGAGGCGTTGCTACTCCATGGGAACGTACGAGTACGTCATGGACGAGAGCTCTCTACTCCGCGTCGCCGTGAAGCCGCCGGCCAAGAAGCGGCCGACGACGCAGATGCCGGGGCACCGCGTCGCGATGTCCGAGTGCGACTGCCACTCCAAGCGGGAGAGCTTCCGCGGCTTCGACGCGCAGCCCAAGCTCGTGCAGCCGAAGCCGCCCAAGgtggagaagaaggagagCTTCTCGTTCTCCAAGATATGGATGCGCGGCGCGCCGCGGAGgaaggacggcgccggcgccggcgcgtccTCCCGCCACGCGTCGTCGTTCCGCCTCTCCTCCGTGCTGCAGCGCGCGGCGAGCGACGTCGGGGCGCCGAAGCTGCTGCGGCCGGACGTCGTGAGCCCCGTCACCGAGTCCGAATACAACGTGTCGGCGTGGGACAAGAGCGAGAAGAGCGGGAGCGGCAGCGTCGCGGACTGGGACGTCGAGTCCGCCACGGCGGCCGCCTCCGTctccggcaccggcaccgggAACGGGCTCAACTCGAGGGCCGACGAGGCACCGTCGTTCGCGCGGCGGACGCTGCTGTGGATCCGAGGCCACCTGTGAATCATCCATCTCGTTCTTGTGCATTCCAGCCATTAGATTGATTCGTTCACGCGGAGAGTGAAGTGGAatcgaaggaaaaaaatcacgaGAAATTTGTGGTTGAACGATCAGTGAAGTGAATACACGGTAAAGAATTTTACTAGAAGTTGCAGAGCATTGCAAATCTTGTGCCATTCTGTGTAGTTTGTATACTTTGCTTTTACTTGTTTCTTCAGGTCAGGTTAATTTCTGGTCTGAAACTGGAACATCGCACAAAATTCGAAACTGTAAACATCATTCTGATTCAAACAAAGGCCtggtttagttttcaaattttttttccaaaaacatcacatcgaatttttgaatacctaaataaagcattaaatataaatgaaccaaaaaactaattgcacagttatgaaaaaaatctttgagacgaatcttttgagcctaattagcctataattagtcataagtgctatagtaaccaacatgtgctaatgacatattaattaggctccaaagattcgtctcgcggtttctaggctagccgtgaaattcgttttttcattcgtgtcgtgtccgaaaaccccttccgacatccagtgaaacatttgacgtgacacttctactaaaaattttcccaatctaaacaccaccaaaaTCTCACCAGAGCAACCTCAGCTCGAAAAGATCACATATTTGTTAACATGGTAACTGGAGCGATTTCATTTCCCTTCTTCCATTTGACTTTCTTCTTGAGCATTCAATTCAGTTCAGGgatttgaaaaacaaatttgaaccaaatttttttaaaaaaaacatagccaCCTCTACTAACTACTCGCTGCGGCTACATCACATTTAACCCTTGGCTTGCTGAATTGAAGAACACTGCCATCATTGCCGCCTTGAATGCCTGAGACAGTTAGTAGGTCTACTTCTGTGCTACTCCACCTTCATAACTTCTCGGCTCCAAACGAGTTAATATGCCTACTGTTCGTGCTCGAATGCAGTACTACGCCAATCTACAGCCATTCCAAATTTTGAGAGGGAGATCATTTCAAAAATGACATCAGAAAGCAAGCGATAGtacttgaaaaatattagaGCTTGTTAATTTTAGGCATAACATACGTACACTGATGAGAGGGAGAAAAATGAACTCTATACGAGGTTGCTGCTGGTTTAATTAAGAACATGGATACTAACAGAAGATTCTCCTAGCTAAGGCTGAAGATTAAATTACGGGTCAATGCTTAGACTGCAAAGAAAGCTATAGTTGACCTCTCAGCAACggcataaattttaaatattagaacAATTAGACCATTCTTAACCCAATGACTATGATGGTGTCCATAACATAAAATAAGTTGCTATCTaggataaaagatgatgtgacaagtgaataaatgatgaaagagaatgaaaccctGTTTTAcataagacatggtttctacacaacatccaagatatcatgtgaaataagtagcattaaattaaagtatggAACAGTtgtgtttgcattggaagagtagtgtctagtactaattTCTTGATGATGGAGAGTTCATAAAAACTATATCTAGTATTATGGATTAGGAATACCCTTAGCAGCATGACTCGAATCcatttgtgatttgtttttttgtttcaatcTTTTCGGTGTCTAGGGCCAATCTGCTGTCTTCTTGGCACAAGCGCGTAGAATTTCGGGATAAGTGCTGCGTGAAATCTTCCGGAAAGGCTGGCTGGTTCCCAAGTGCACTCCAGAACAAGATCCCACTTGTTTATTCTTCTCCAGACCAGTTCTTCAGAGATTTTGCTCACCATTCAGGAGAGTTGCAAGCTTGCAAATAGTAATCCaacaaaatgagaaaaaagaaaaagcttGAGCAGAGTAGTAGATATGACAATTGACTTGTTAAAAATGGTATTAGGCCTCTCATTTCCATCATAATCCAAACATTAGCTCAAGTCAGATGCATGATGAGAGCTTGCACGGCCAAACAGCAGAAAATTGTTAGTTCAGTTTAAAGCGTGTTCCGTGGATGCGATTAgaggtggacagaaagctcgtggctcattagctcgctcgactcgtgacaaactcggctcgtttcatttttctaacgagccgagctagcattttagcttgtcagagataacgagctagctcgagctggctcctgagctgctcgcgagcctaacgagctagaccaaagatacGCAATTCGTCGgcattcattgattccaccccgaaaagcatgtgttcaatactttataggttcactatgtgatttgttggttcaaactttaatatttagatataatttcatatgatttgtatgtttgaattcaaaatttgcttatataatctattaaaaaattgtttaaattaacttttcatgcatggctcgcgagcctaacgagacagctcgagctttgtaacgagccgaaccgagctgggtttttagctcgttacaaTAACAAGCCGCTCCGTGCCacctcgttatcttaacgagccagaCCGAGCCGAACCGAGCTCGCTCGTTATCCACTCCTGAATGCGATCACTCGACCAACATGTACAAGACCTCTGGTCTCAAGAAGTTGCTCGACAGTGCTTGtcgaagcaaaaaaaaacatcacagaCTCTCCAAAGTCCACATATCAGTTAAATGTTCATGAAAAGTACCGAGTCTTTTGAGGTTTGAAGGCATCATCAAGTGGATCTTATAAagaaagagtaattttatcattcttagcAGGTACGAaaaggtatcactgttttcagtgtaaaatttgatacctacTGGTATCTTAGGTAAtagaagatactaaattttatataaaaaagagtgATACATCATGATATCTTCTTAAGAATAGGAAAAAGCTCATAAAGAAAACATGCCCTATGCAAGTTCCATGTGTTATGGACAATCTTTTCCAAAGAtacttctgaaaaaaaatatcaatatgatTACATTATTTTCTCATCCAAATGGTCGTCCTCAGATAATGTACAGCAGTTGATAGCTCATCAATTCATTTGAAAGTCTTTTTCAAAGatgcttttgaaaaaaaatatatcaatatgaTGCGTACATTATTTTCTCATTGTAATGGTCATCCTCATATGATGTATAGCAGTTGATAGCTCATCAATTCATTTGCTCTACTTTTCTTGTAGTATTGGGTAGCTGTACCAATGCAAGGACACTAGGACATGGAAGGCAGAGTTCAACAACTCGTATTGATGAGTAAAGGAATATTGCTTAACTGGCACGTTAATTGCAGATATAAGTGGTTATTTTAGTCCAAGAATTAACAGCTAGCTACTTCTGTTTATCTGATACTGTCACAGGAATGATACtgcaaaacatttaaatttatttagaatGACTAACACCATTTGTATTCCTTTATTCCGAGGAGCCGAAACTTTGTTGGATCtccaaaaaaaaggggggaaaAGTAATGGTTACTAGGAGGAAAAAGTTAATGGTTACTAGGATGGCGATGCTACATAGTTGACACCTGTGTTTTGATGTATTCAGACGTGAACTTCAAAGCATTCGTGTACCCTGCAATACTAACCGATGTATTCACGGCTACCTAAAAACCagtattgaaaaataaattttgataaaaaattttaaaattaactttaaatttaagattaaaaatttagaatttgatttatatgctTCAGccgaaacgaaaagatgagtgTGGATCAATCTTACTTTCTTTTCAGGTTTTAACATATTCACATTGTAGCATCGAATAGTCCTTTGGATAAGTTGGCATAGGAAAGCAGTCCCTAACTCCCTAATAAAGTCATTTCTTAGAGCACAATGGTTTTATGTTTTGAGGAGATAAACatctcagattttttttttttcagttgtaCTACTATGCAAAGCAGTTGCAAACAAGGCCAAATTTCACTGCAGGGGCTTCTTCATGGCCCATAATACTGTGGACCGGCCATTTTCCAGAGAAATAAGTCCACTTAATGTCCCTCAACTTATCAAAACCGGTGCAAAATAGGTCCCTCGATGGTTTTGAAGGCggtttttaaatcattttttgtgtgtagctgataggtgggcccattgctttttttgatatataattgcCACGTAAGTGCCATGTCAATGCCACGTGGGACGGAAACTtagtcaaactagccatgtAGACGTCAAGTCAGCCAAAACCGTCTTCAAAACCGCCAAGGGACCTCTTCTGCGCTGGTTTTGACAGTTCAGGGACCAATTGTATCCGGTTTTATGATCCAAGGACGAAAAATAGACTGGATGATAAGTTGAGGGATTTCAAGTGGAATTATTCCTTTTCCAGACCATTTCGACTAggcctaaaatataatttcttttttttataagagcACCTAAGTCCTTGTTTAGCAGGGTTAATCCAAGCCCATGCAGTGAGCGAGCCGAATTTGCCCATGCCGAACGAGGCAGAGGCCCATCTCAAATCCATCCCTTCCGATATTATCCCATAGGCCCGAAATCATTTGGGGTCTATGGGCCTTCGGTTGCCAATGGGCCATGGCCCATACACATCGCAACTTCTGCCTCCTGATGAATCCTTCGACGTACCACCCTAGGCCGTGTTTCCTTTGGCCGGTTATGGGCGgtaaaaattaacatataattaattaattattagctatagaaaaataaaaatagattcgtatagtatttttaaagtaattttctataaattatttttaaaaaaacacacactgTTTAACCTGTAGAGAACATGCttgtggaaaaaaataaaaaaattatgaccGTAATGTAAAGTTACGAACAGAATATGAGTTAGTATACTGGGATAAAGAATATGGCTGCCGTATAGTCGCGGTCACTGGTACTTCCCTATCAACGAATGAACATCGCAATGCACATGAAAACGCCGTTGCAAATTCCTGCCACATCCCAGCAACACAACCCATCAGGTCACAAGTCAAACTCTacaaaaaccaaaacccaaaaataaaaaaataaaaaaagcacGAGGGACAGACGAGTTGGTCGCCGGGTCGGTCGATCGACACGTatgcatttaactttttatcacttTTATAAATAGCacctaacatattttttatccattgtctatgacatgtgggctcttatgtatatatgatatgtgatctaaaaagttaattattccgtcTGACGAATACGAACCCCGCGCGGGTGGCGTGGACCCGTCCGTCTCGTTGGCCCGGCCGACTCTTCTCCCTCACGGTCCGGCTCACAGGACGTGCGAAGGTGACGGCACGTTGACAAAACCACGGCCGATTGgtgaccatgcatgcatcgcgaaggcttgtttagtttataaaaaatttttaaaaaatatcacatcgaatatttagacacctaaataaagcat is a window of Oryza brachyantha chromosome 8, ObraRS2, whole genome shotgun sequence DNA encoding:
- the LOC102699332 gene encoding RING-H2 finger protein ATL13-like, coding for MSHYTMHATIHYTALPPTSPLQLPLPYLPPPPPPPSLQPPPPPLLVPPPVSFDSTFQSRISPSILLIILILAVIFFVSGLLHLLVRFILRPAPRDPGDADSGDANVTAFQGQLQQLFHLHDAGVDQSFIDTLPVFLYGAVVGAGRKDPFDCAVCLCEFADDDRLRLLPKCSHAFHVDCIDTWLLSHSTCPLCRRSLLADFSPYGGGCSPLLFVLESGSEGSVSDRLDAASSAHLSLVMEQEEAEPEQKHAEVADKADEVVVSVKLGKFRSQATEAGGIGGGGSCSAAANPEQDVRRCYSMGTYEYVMDESSLLRVAVKPPAKKRPTTQMPGHRVAMSECDCHSKRESFRGFDAQPKLVQPKPPKVEKKESFSFSKIWMRGAPRRKDGAGAGASSRHASSFRLSSVLQRAASDVGAPKLLRPDVVSPVTESEYNVSAWDKSEKSGSGSVADWDVESATAAASVSGTGTGNGLNSRADEAPSFARRTLLWIRGHL